DNA sequence from the Malus domestica chromosome 11, GDT2T_hap1 genome:
GACATGTGGATCACTTCACTAATCAATACGAAAACAATTCTCGGAATCACCATTTCCAAGGAGTTAAAAAGTACTAACCAGTGATGAAGCAGTACCAACAGCAAATAGCTTGGTCCCATTTCTCTGCCAAAACAATTTAAATATGTGATTTCATTCTTACCTTCAAAATTCAGATGAAATGAAAGACAGTTACCAAAAGTATCTTACCACTACTCCACCAATCCTCTGTAATAATGAGTATGATGTTCCAGACATAGCGATCTGCATAGAGAATTTCATAATCATTTTAAGTAACTGTATCTGGCTTCTGATTTGATCTAACGAAACAAACTGTCAGTACAGATTCAGGAATCCATAGAAAATAAACCTGGAAGGCATTGTCGGGGCAGCCATGGAAAAACCTAGTGATTGCTCCTGCATCGAGCCCAAGTGGAGGTCGAAGAGAGACAGTTGGGGCAGGAAGATAAACAAGCATGAAATCTGCAAGTATGGCCATTACCTAAGAGAAATACACTGCAAACATAAATGACAGAAACTAAAACATATATAAGACGCATTATTGATGTTAACTGAAgatatttcaacaaaaaaaggCTATTTGCTGACGATTATGCAGCTAATACACAGTAAGCATCAAACAAATTTCTTGTCAATTAATCTTCACATAATCATTTGAATTCATCACTACGAAAGTCCAGTACCCACAAATGGATCGAAAAGCATCAAACTATCTCACTGTGGCTTACATTATTCATCTACAAATACAGCAAGGAATTGGATGAAAATAGATTGCTTATGAGCTCATACATTATAATCATAATTTGAGGACTATAAAATTGATCATATGCTTCACCTTCAATTATCATGCCGAATAAAAGGTTATGGACTTAAACATGCCTACTCACGACATATAATACATGGAAAGCAGCCAACTCTACCCGAAAATACCCCATAGCTAAGCAAGCACTATAAAACTACTTCCAAATCAACTTCCATAAGCTAGAATGTGTAGCTTCAAGCACACCAAATGCcaataaaaattaacaacacGGCCAAGTTGATCATTGATATGCATATAAAAGAACAACGATGAATCATGGAATGTAAGGGCTtgtttggatgtacttttaaaatgactgaaagcgcttttagagaaaatatttttaggttccaaaatcacttaaagtgcttATGTGCTTCTTTCAGGAAGCACAGGATTTACTTCTTTACTAatgattggttctaaaaacattttcatcaaaagcgctttcaatcatttcaaaAGCAAATCCAAATGAGCTCTATGTCGATATCGAAACAATGTGCAATGTAGCTAAAACCAATGTGATTGGCAAAAAGCAAAATTCGTACCACATCTGCAAAAACAACTTCCAGCTCGTTGAAAAAGTTCTCTCTCCGCCTCTCGTACTCTGCAGCAGTCTACAAAAAccgaaacaaaaccaattaaaatcgaaaaaaatgagaacttgaatcaaatttgaattaaagaaaaaacagaGGAAACAGAGAGAGAGGACCTTAGTGAAGAGACCAACGCCGCATTCCATGAAAACCTTAGCGAAGAAAAGATCATCAGCGAGCAACCTCTCTCTAAACCCAGCGAATTGCATCAACCACCGGAACAGACCCGACTTCTCCAGCTCAAAGTACCGCCCCACAACCGACCCGGGGATCCGACTCGCCTGGACCGCAGCAGCCAAGTCCTTGGGCAAGCTCTCCAACCCCCGCTTAGACTGCGCCAACACCATCAACGCCTCCGCCCTGTTCTTTCCGCCGGCATTGTCGGACCCTCCGTCGCTGTCGCCGTCATCTCCGCCGCCGCCTCCTCCTGAGGAGTCACGTCCGTTAATCCCTCCGTCGTCGTCGCCGGCGGAGAAGAGGATGCGGCGGAACTGGCGGTGGCGGTGGGTGAGGGAGGGAGGGGTGACGGTGAGGCGGAGGTGGAGGAGGGGCGAGGAGGCGGAGGCGGAGAGAGATGGACGGTGGGGATTGAGtttggagagagaggaagaggaggcgGCGGAGGAAGAGGGAGCGAAGCAGAAGGCGATC
Encoded proteins:
- the LOC103413146 gene encoding protein RETICULATA-RELATED 4, chloroplastic-like — protein: MAIAFCFAPSSSAASSSSLSKLNPHRPSLSASASSPLLHLRLTVTPPSLTHRHRQFRRILFSAGDDDGGINGRDSSGGGGGGDDGDSDGGSDNAGGKNRAEALMVLAQSKRGLESLPKDLAAAVQASRIPGSVVGRYFELEKSGLFRWLMQFAGFRERLLADDLFFAKVFMECGVGLFTKTAAEYERRRENFFNELEVVFADVVMAILADFMLVYLPAPTVSLRPPLGLDAGAITRFFHGCPDNAFQIAMSGTSYSLLQRIGGVVRNGTKLFAVGTASSLVGTAVTNALINARKAVDKDKAGELENVPIVSTSVAYGVYMAVSSNLRYQVLAGVIEQRFLEPLLHQNKLMLSAICFAIRTGNTFLGSLLWVDYARFIGIQKAH